Within the Medicago truncatula cultivar Jemalong A17 chromosome 4, MtrunA17r5.0-ANR, whole genome shotgun sequence genome, the region AACTGAAACAGAGGGAAGGAACCTAATGCATCATCATGGTACTATGTTCTGGCCATTGTTACAAACTTCCgttattttcttttctccaTAAAATTAGATGTTAGAAGTTCTGCTCCTCGACTTGTTCCTGGTCAGAGCCTCAGCAGAAAGCCGGAATTTGCGGCAGAGCATGGTCAGACTAGAGAGGAGTTATTTTAATAGAGGAGAAAGATAAACTCACAAGTACTGCGTAGTATGCAGCTATAAGGACCCAGAACCACTACACTCACCCTATAGAATACAAGAGAACCGGGTCAAAGCCACAAAGGTCACTGATCTAAACCACATGGCTGAGAAAAACACGAGATAAGAATTATATGCTGGACTTTGAACTCAATCTAACAAGAATTGTGAGTTCGATCATTCCACTTTGTAGACACCGGTGGTTTCTAGTTAGCAAGCTATTTTTATGTTGAGATTGTAGCTTTAGAGATACATTGACACAAACCTTGAAGATCCATTCTTTAAGCCAATTCAGAAAGACTTAGACCAATGACAGCCTCTATGTTTCAAAGGGATATCTGACAGAAGTCATGGGTTTTTATGCTCTCGTTGAagcttcaataaaaaaataggaaaaaggaaaaaaaacgtTACAACTTTGAATAGCCTATAATGGATAAGAAAGAGGAAAAATGATATGTGTAACTTCTAAATTCATACCCGAGCCTCTAACTCAGCAATTCTTTGCAAGGACACATGTTCAATGCAAGCACGGCGCTTACGTTCTTCTTCTAGCAGACCTGTAAGTTGGTATCTCAGCTCTGCCATTTCCTGAACTAAGTCCTCTGCTTCTTCTTTTGCCCTCAACTTTTCCACTCTTAATTCTTCCTAGTAAAggaagttaaaaaattatatatatacatatatctCCAATAGCAAAAGAATTACTTTAATCATGCAATTACgtcaaaaaaaacttgttatcTTATGTGTTTAACAAACTCACAAAGAGACTTCAATGATTAAGCTTAAATCAATAGTCGTACCTTGAGTTTCTCCACAAGAAACTCATATTCTTGGATCTGACAGGACATCTCTATCTTCCCTTTTAATTCTGATGCTGGATCTAATTTCATTGCCAAAATACCAAGGAGTGGACCCAATATTTCTCCATAAATTCTGTGGAAATATTACGAAATGATCACTAGAAAGGTTAATGAAAGTATACCTCAAATTGTGaacacaaaatgaaaacaatgagGTACCACCATTATCACTAACATTTAGTGAAGAAGACGGCAATCAAGTCTTTCCATACATAACTGTCCATATGGAAACAATGAGGTACCACCATTATCACCAACGTTTAGTGAAAAAGACAGTAATCAAGTCTTTTCCATACATAACTATCCGTATAGCCATATTTAAAGCTAGTTTGGATAAAGTTTTCCACAAGTACTTACAGAAAAGTAAAATCAAAACGATTTTCAAAAGCCATGAGTACTTTAACTAATGACTTCTCTCATAAGTTGAACCTTCATTATTTTCAGAAGCTCTCTCACTTAGCTTCTTCATAAACACTTAAAAACTAACAGTTAACACTTACAGTACCagttcttaaaaataaaataaaaaaacacttacAGTACCAGACATTATGTAAAAATGgaaatttaatatgaaaaacACTATGAAAAGTAAATTGAGAAACCCTATTTCCATTTTATTCATTTGAAATAGAAGAAGTGACAATTCCACTCTCTTATCTATCAAATAGAAGATCAAGCCAAATTAAATGCAAGAGTAAATAGGCGACCACAACGAAACCTAATTAAAATAACTGGACAAATTTCGCGTATAACTCGTCATACACATTAGTATATtacaaaacttcaaaatttgtACCTTGTGTCATATGCTTTGCTCCTTTCTTTGCTCACAGGAAACTGATCCTTGATTTGCGGTCTATCCTTGTTTTCCAGCCATTCTTCAaccttttgagaaaataatataCTACTCATGTTGGCAGTGTCAAGcttctctttaattattttattttcttcattcagAGAGATGATGGTTTTATGTGCATCTTGCAATGCATCCTGTAACTCGTCAATCAATCTACTCATTCTACTATTTTCTTCTAGAGTTTCATCCTGAATCTTCTTGGCCTCGAATAAATTCTGTTCCAAGGCCATCATTTCGAGCTTCATACTCTCGACTTCAAACTGAGACTCTAATGCCATTGACGAAAATGATTCATCCAGTCTCTCTATAGACAAACCTGACTGCTCTAATTCCACTTCTTTAGTCTCTAGTTCCTGAATCAAGGTAAACTGCTCTGAATTGGATATTTTCAGCTCCTCCCTTAAGCTGAAAACTTGTTTTCGTAAATCTTCAGTCTctttaaatttcaattcaagAACACGAACACGCTCTTCTAGATAGTTCACTTCTGTGTTTTTTGTACTAAGTTGATCCTGAAGATAATctgtataaaaattgaaatcaaattaTGCCTATTAAAGAGCACCTATTTCTGTGACTAAGCAatcaaattcataacaaaataccTATTTCTTGAGAACAATTCAGCAGCTCTTTTTCCAAGTTTTGGATGTATTTCTTATCTTCCATATGAGCACTTTTCTAGTATATGTATGAATGTCATAAATAAGATTGAATTCCAAATTATATGAAAGCTAGTAATGATTAATTGATAATGCAATGAAGCAAAAGGGTTACCTCTCTGTCTCTGAATATTGTTCCAATTTCCTCTGCAATTAAGGTATCACTTGTGACATTTATGCAAGCAAATTCGAAACCTTTGTGATGTTGATTTCCAGATAATACTAATTTGTGGGAACACTTTGTTCAAACTAGCAAAATGGAAATTCTgagtaaaaaatatgaatactaCCGATGATTCAGAGATTTTGAAAATACGATGATGATAAATGTGAAAGGCCTTGAAATTGCCAATACGCTGGATTTCGGCCCACACAGTATCACTCGTGAAAAACTAACCCACGATTACTTTTCACACCCCTGTAGTGActtcaaaatagtttttgacaTTGAGAAAAACAGAAATATATTCCAttatacaataaataaataaatcatatttaccTTCTTGAATTGACTAAATATTTTACAAttcaaaactaatttttaattCCACAAAATTCTATGGTTCATAATgtgtacatttttttctttcaatttttagaatttatcaTATCCTTAATAATCAAGTTTTCTAAaacacattgtttttttttacatacttcaaatatcaaaacttttttttttccgtaaagaacttatatattttggtaaattaaactttcaattttctaaaatatactTTTCTATCGAATTCGAGTATACGGACGGagtcataaaaatatttgaagaaaattttggaaaaatgaattttttatttaattactttttttttgggtgtttcATAGGGTCTCTTAAGGATAGAGCGAATAGCTGTGATGCGAGGGGtatgttgtattgtatgaaCTATgaagtatataatataattattgaaaaaattattaatcatttcCGGTTTAAAAGTACACTTTCAGTACCACAAGAAAGTTGATATGTAGGAGTTTCGGTTTGAGTTCGAAATTTTTGGTTGATATGTACATTTAAAGTATGTCCGTGTAGGCTGTAGCCACCGGAAAACTTGATAAACAATGAACTTCCAAATAGTTTGTAGTATGTATCATCCAAATAGCACCAAGAAATTAACAAGCAGATGGACTGTGACTGATTATGAAAGTCAGTAACATGATTCATCAGCAGCACTGATTCCATTAAAGTGAAAACTAGAAACAATTAAGAGTATTAACAATGCACACTATGTTGGGTTCCGTAACAGAAATGCAGAAGCTATTGAAGTTAATAGTACGTGACGTGATAAATATATGTAAAGAAAAAGTGAGTCTGACATAAATGATactagaataaaaataaaagcaattaagTTAAGATAGGAAATTCAAAGAAGAGAAAGTGACACCATTAAAAGGAAAAACCCGTGTAATTAGAAGGATTAAAGAGATTGGAGTCGGTAGAGTGGGTAGTGCGTAGTCACATTTTTGTATTCTTCCATGGACTAAGATGCAAGCCATAAAGGAAAACCAGTTAAGACTTCTGAGTCTCATAATGTGAAGTTTTGGTGTAATGTTAGATTTGAATATGATGTCATCATGCTAACATTGACCAGAAAGTACCATTACATTAATTCAATGCCAAAATTTTCAATAAGTGAGATGTTGATTTAATaagttcaattttgtttttgtcaaactttGATTTGGGAATGGCACTATAAGTAATGTTTCCATGACTTATAGACATTTCGAACCCTGCCCTGCGCAACTGTGTGTTAAGCTCATGGGTAACaattatatactattttttgtGATTAATCAACTATAGTATAATttcacctctaaaaaaaactagtgTTATTTCAGAACACACATACACAAACTACTATCTCCCCTCTGACATCAAGAACGGTccaatgttaaattaaaaagtgaattgaatCGGAAATCCCAAGATCCAATAAAAGCTGAACTaatcatttgttgtttgtttcacGACACCTACCATGTAATTTGATTGCCACATGTTCATTTTTTAGTGCATGGATCACATTGTTATCAAGACTTCATCTCATCTTAATCttcatttcattattattttatcgtAATGTTGTTATTAAATTGTgccactatatatatatatatatatatatatatatgaacatTTTCAGGAATCAAACTTCTAAATGAATACCATTGACTCTATCCATAAACTAAGTTGACAGGctaccaagtttttttttgcttcgATCTGATACAG harbors:
- the LOC25493869 gene encoding sarcolemmal membrane-associated protein isoform X1 is translated as MEDKKYIQNLEKELLNCSQEIDYLQDQLSTKNTEVNYLEERVRVLELKFKETEDLRKQVFSLREELKISNSEQFTLIQELETKEVELEQSGLSIERLDESFSSMALESQFEVESMKLEMMALEQNLFEAKKIQDETLEENSRMSRLIDELQDALQDAHKTIISLNEENKIIKEKLDTANMSSILFSQKVEEWLENKDRPQIKDQFPVSKERSKAYDTRIYGEILGPLLGILAMKLDPASELKGKIEMSCQIQEYEFLVEKLKEELRVEKLRAKEEAEDLVQEMAELRYQLTGLLEEERKRRACIEHVSLQRIAELEARLQREHKNP
- the LOC25493869 gene encoding uncharacterized protein C27D6.1 isoform X2; this translates as MEDKKYIQNLEKELLNCSQEIDYLQDQLSTKNTEVNYLEERVRVLELKFKETEDLRKQVFSLREELKISNSEQFTLIQELETKEVELEQSGLSIERLDESFSSMALESQFEVESMKLEMMALEQNLFEAKKIQDETLEENSRMSRLIDELQDALQDAHKTIISLNEENKIIKEKLDTANMSSILFSQKVEEWLENKDRPQIKDQFPVSKERSKAYDTRIYGEILGPLLGILAMKLDPASELKGKIEMSCQIQEYEFLVEKLKEELRVEKLRAKEEAEDLVQEMAELRYQLTGLLEEERKRRACIEHVSLQRIAELEARGL